Sequence from the Catenuloplanes indicus genome:
CGACGTGATCCGACGTAACGGTCTGGCCGCACAGTAACGCGTGGTCGTACCGTAGCGGGGCGTGCCCATGCCGGCACGCCCCCGGCCCTTGGAGCAGACATGACTACCCAGCGCACGCGGTCGCTCGGCCGGCCCACCCTCGACGCCGTGGCCGCGCGGGCGGGGGTCGGCCGCGGCACCGTGTCCCGCGTGGTCAACGGGTCTCCGCAGGTCAGCCCGGAGGCGCGCGCTGCCGTGCAGGCCGCGATCGACGAGCTGGGCTACGTGCCGAACCGGGCGGCCCGCGCGCTGGTCACCCAGCGAACCGACTCGGTGGCGCTGGTCGTGTCCGAGTCCGGTGACCGAGTGTTCGGCGAGCCGTTCTTCGCCGGCATCGTCCGCGGCATCAGCTCCGGTCTGCTCGAGACGCAGATGCAGCTCTGGCTGGCCATGGCGCAGTCGCCGGCCGAGCGCGAGCGGGTCGAGCACCACCTCACCAACCAGCATGTGGACGGCGTCCTGCTGCTCTCGCTGCACGACTCCGACCCGCTGCCGACGCTGCTCGAACAGCGCAACCTGCCGGCCGTGCTGGGCGGGCGCCCGGCGCGCATGCTCCAGCCGGGCGCGCAGGCGGCGTACTTCGTGGACGTGGACAACGCCGGCGGCGCGCGGCTGGCCACGGAATACCTGATCGCGGGCGGCCGGCAGCGGGTCGCCACCATCGCCGGCCCGCAGGACATGGGCGTGGGCGTGGCCCGGCTCGCCGGCTACCGCGAGGCGGTGCGGCTCAGCGGGCGGGCGCCGGCCGAGGACCTGATCGCGTACGGTGACTTCTCCGAGGGCAGCGGCACCGCGGCCATGCGCCGGTTGCTCGAGCTGGCGCCGGACCTGGACGCGGTCTTCGTCGCGTCCGACCTGATGGCCTGCGGTGCGCTGCGCGCGCTGCGCGAGGCCGGCCGCCGGGTGCCGGCCGACGTGGCCGTGGTCGGCTTTGAGGACTCGCCGATCGCGCGCCAGGCCGACCCGCCGCTGACCACCGTCTACCAGCCGGTCGAGGAGATGGGCCGGCAGATGGCCCGGCTACTGGTCGCGCGCATCCGCCGGGAGCCGATGGAGCGGCCGTACGTGCTGCTCGACACGCACATGGTGCCGCGGGCCTCGGCGTAACCGGTCCCACCTGCATTTTTATGCACGGACACGGGTAGGCAACGATCGCGAAACGGACACCCCTCACACTGGTCCGGTAAGCCAGTGTTTCTCTGCTGTTCGCCGGGGCCGAGGGGAGCGTCAATGTTGCTGCGGGTACGGGTCACGCTTCCGGACCGCCCCGGCGCGCTGGGCCAGGTGGCACGCACGCTCGGCGTGGCCGGTGCCGATATCGTCCAGGTCGTGGTGCTGGAGCGACTCGGTGGCCGCGCCGTCGACGACTTCACCGTCGTCTGGCCCGGCGCCGCGCGCGTCGAGCGCCTGATGGCCGGCCTGGCCGCGATCCCGGGCGTGCAGGTCGACGGCGTCTGGCGTGCGATCGGCGCCCCGGTCGCCGGCGGGCACGACGCGGAGCTGCTCGCCCAGGTAGCGGCGAACCCGGCGGACGGTCTCGCCACGCTGGTCGACGCGGTCCCCGGCCTGCTCGCCGCGGACTGGGCCGCGGCCGCCATGGTGCCGGCCGACTGGGCGTCCCGCGCCGCCGCACCACGCACCGCGGGCGCCGAGGACGAGGCCGGCCGAGAGCCGGACGTCGCCTACGCCAGCTGGCGCGCGCCGGAACCGCCGCGCCTGCCCGAGGTCACGCCGCTGCGCGCCCGGTCCCTGACCGGTCCGGACGGCACCCGTTACGCGGTGGCGCCGTTCGGCCGTGCCGGCCTGGTGCTGGTGGTGGCGCGCACGGACGGCGACAACCTGTCCGCCGCGTCCTTCCACGTCACCGAGGTCGACCGGATCTCGCAGCTGGTCCGCGCGGCCGCGGTCATCCTCGGCGACCGCCTCGACCTAATCACCCCGCAGACGGTCTAGCCGTGGATCCGCCCGGCGTGCGGGGGCGGATCCACGGCACTTCCCGCATCGAGGCCGGCAACGCGTACCGGTGCGGCTCCGATCCTCCCGGATGAAGTCTCCGGGAGAATCGCCTCCTGGCTCCTGAGCCGTCGATGGTGCGAACGGCGACGGCTCAGGAGAACGGGGACGAGCGCGGGACCGGCAGCGGGGCGAGGCCGTGTTGTGCCGCGTAGATGTTGAGCCACTGTTCCAGGGGCGGTGCGGAGTTGGCGATCCAGACGTCGCTGCCGTCCTTGAGCACGATGATCGGGCCGGCCGGCACCAGGTCGGAGAAGGCGTTCGTCCGCAGGTAGCGCACGGAGTTGTAGGAGAACGCCCACGCCCACGGGAACTCGCGCGGCGATTCCGGGTCGGTGAGTACCAGGGGCGTGGCCGGGTCCTCGATCTCGCGGACCCGGGCCTCGGCGAGCGTCCGCGCCTGACTGACGTCGATCATCCTGCTCCTCGTCACGGGATACGGGTGAACCAGAGCTCGCTGCCCTGGCTGGTGAGCGGCGGCAGGTATCCCAGTCTGCCGGTCTGCCCGTCGACGAACATGATCCGCCCGTCCCGGTTCCAGACGTTCATGACGTGGCCGTCGGTGGTGCCGCCGATCTTGTAGCCGATGATGCCGACCGTGCCGGGTGGCGAGGCCGCCATGTCCGCCACCACCCGGCCGTAGTCCGCGCCCGGTACCTGGTGGAACGTCATGCCGGGGTAGTTCGCCTCGATCGTGGACAGCGGCCGGGTGGCCGGGATCTTGTGTGCCACGGTGACGGTGTCGTGCTTGATGTAGTCGTCGACGCGCTGCACGCAGATCGTGCAGTTGACGTCCGTCGGCACCTTGTTGACGTTGATCTGGTCGAGCTTCGGCAGGTTCTTCTCGATCACCGTGCCGAGGTCGCCGGGCAAGCCGTACGGGGAGCCCTCGTGCAGCACCTTGACGTTGCCGACGTTCTCGCCGAGCGCGTCCAGCATCTGGTGGTTGAGATGCGTGTTCGCGGCGTCGAACTGGAGGTCTAGGTCCTTCGTGAACGCGTTGATCTCGGCCAGTTCGGCGGCCTGATGGGTCTGGAGGCTGTTCGCCAGGTCCAGGTTCTTGGTGATGTCGGCCTGGGCCTCCGCGGCCTTGACGTCGGCGAGACGGGTGTTCTCGATCCCGGTGGTCACGTTCTGGAGGTCCAGGTCGCGCTGCGCCTCCAGGTTCTTGGTGAGCGCCGCGACGTCCGCCGTGACGCCGTCCGCGGACGCCTTCTCCGCGAGCCTGATCTCGTCGAGCCGCTGGACGTCCAGCTCCCGGATCGCAGCGGCCTGGTCATCGGCGAGCTTCGTGGCGGTGTCCGTCCGCAGCGTGCCGAGGTCGGTGGCCAGGTCGGCCTGCAGATTCGCCTTCTCCGTGGTGAGCCGGCTGTACTCCAGGTCCAGGTGCTTCATCGCATCGCCGTAGACGGCCTGGAAGCGTGCCGGGTCGGCCTGCGCGGCCGGCGACTGCGCGACCGTCTTGATCTCGTCGGCCTGGTCGGTGATCCGCTTGAGGTCCGCGTCGATCGGGTCGATCCGCCCGGCGTACGAGTTCTGGACGGCCAGCTCGTCAGCGTGGAGTTTGCTGTCCGAGGCGTTCCTGAGCTCGTCCGGTCTCGTGGTGCGCAGCCCGTCGAACCGCATGTCGATGTCGTTCTTCGCGATGCTCAGATCCGCAGCGGCGTCGATCTTGACGCGGTCGGACTGCGCCGCCAGGCCGGTCGTGAAGTCGTTCTCGATCCGCAGCTTCTCCGCGTTCAGCTTCGCTGCCGCGTCCGTGTTGATCTTGTTGATGGCGAGCTGGAGGTCGGCCTTGCTCGCCTGTTCGATCCGCAGCGTGTCCGCGTTGACCCGGTTGGCGAAATCGTTCCTGATCGCCTGGAGGTGCGCGGTCTCGGTCTGGGTCCGGACCGCGGCCAGGTCGTCGAAGTGCTGCTTGAACGTCTTGCCCGGGGTGACCGTGACCGGCGGCAGCTTCGGGACCGGCAGCGCGCCGAAGCCGCCGCTCGTGAGCCCGGCCGGGATGTAGTCGCCGACCTTGCCGGTGTCGATCGCGCCGGTCACGACCCGGTTGACGTTCTTCAGACCGGCCAGCGCCGCGGCCGAGCCGTCGCCGAGCGCCTTGACGATGGTGAGCGCGCCGGCGCCGGCCGCCTTGACGACGGTGACCATGTCCTTGGCCATGGTCTTCATGCCCTGCAGCGCGGCCTTGCCGATCTCCTTCATGCCGCCGGCCTTGTAGAGCGCGGACAGCTTGGAGAGCGAGGTGAGACCTTTGACGCCGGGGATCACGCCGAGGATGCCGAGGACGAGGTCCATCACGGAGCCCTTGCCCTGGCTGAAGTCGACGATGGCTTTGATGAGCAGGATCGCGCCGGCGGCCAGCGCGATCCAGGCGAGGGGTCCGCCGATGATCATGCCGATGATGCCGGCGACGAGGGCGACCCATTGGGCGACCTCGCAGATGATGTTCCAGATCTCCTTGAACGCGTCGCCGAGTTTCTGCCAGAAGTTCCGGGGCTGGATGCCGGCGTCGGAGGCGTCCTCGATCTGCCGCACGCACGTGTTCGAGGCGCTGTCGCGCATCTGCTTGGCCTGCATGGCGAGCTGTTTCGCGAGGTCGAGCTCGCTCTGCGCGCCGTCGACCCGGTCCTGTGCCGCGTTTCGCTTGGCCTGGGCGGCGCCGGCGTCGCGTACCGCGGCTGCGACCTGGTCCGGATCCGGTCTGACGGTTTCGGCCCGGGCGGCCTCGGCGGCCTTCGCGGCGCCGGTGAAGTCGGCCTCGGCGATGGACAGCGCGCCCTTGAGCGAGGTCAGCTTCTCCGCCGCGATCCGGCCGTCGGCGAGGGCGCGGTCGGCCTGGGCCTGGGTGCGTTCCAGTTCCGGGGCGAAGGCCTCGAGCGCGTCACCGGCCATCAGATGTGAGCGGTAGAGCTTGTTGACCTGGTTCGGGAAGTCGCCGAACTGCTCCCGGAACGCGTCACCGGACTTGCCCACCCATGCCAGCAGCGCGCCGTCGCCCTGTAGTGACTCGACCGCGAGCCGGGCCCGGTTCGCGGTGTCGGCGAAGTCGTGGAACCGGGCGGCGAGCTGCCGCACTCGCGCCGGGTCGCCGGGTGTGGGGTCACCGTCCATGTCCAGGACGTGCCAGTCCGTCGGCCGTGTCATCCGCTCCCCAGGTCCGGTGGTGACTGTACGTATAGTGGGGCGCCAACGGTACCTTCGGGTACCGTCGGGGTCAACGTTGAGCATGATCTTGCGCGTGCCGCGTAGGCTCGCCATCGCCCGGCGACACGGATAGAGATAGGTACCTATGGCATCCGACCGTTTGACAGTCAATCTGGACGGATTGACGGACTTCGCCAATCAGCTGGAGACGATCCGCGGCGGCATGGACTCCGCACGTTCGTGGATGAATGAGTTCTCCGGCGAGCTCGGCGGGCCCGATGTTGACGGCGCCATAAGTAACTTTGAGTCACATTGGCGCGACGGGCGCGGCCGGGTCGACAAGAACTGCGAACAACTGATCAAGATGGCGAACCAGGCGGTCGAGGCGATCCGCAAGGCCGACGACGACCTGCGCGACCAACTGCGCACCGACGGCGAGGCCTGATGTCCGCCGCCGGCTTCTCGATCACGATCCCGGACTCCTGGTTCGAGATCGAACTGCACCCGGACGCGCGTAACGCCGCCATCGGCTCGCTCGTCGAGGAGCGCCTGCGCGAGGTTCCTGAGCTGCGCGAACACCGGGCCGCGCTGGCCAGGGTGCTGCGCGAGACGGCCCGTCGCGCGTATGACAGCGGCGCCCGGTTCTGCGGCACGCTGGTCGCCGGCCTCGGCGGCGCGGTGATGACCGCTACCGTCACCGTGACGATCGTGGACGCGCCGAACGAGGACGCCGCGGTCGCGCAGTACCTGACGGCCGTACCGAAGCGCGGCCCCGACTCGATCTGGCGGCAGGTCGAGTCCACCGAACTGCCCGGCGCCGGCCGGGTGCCGCGCACGCGCGGCGTCGACGACGTGACGCTGCCCGACGGCGCCGGCTGGATCCGGTCGCTGGTCATGCAGACGTTCGTGCCGTTCCCGGGCCCGAACCCGGTCCGGGTCGCACTCATCACCGGCAGTTCCCCGTTGCTGGCACTGGAGTCGGAGCTGTTCGACGTCTTCGACGCCATCACCGGCACGTTCCGATTCATCACCGACCAGGAGGCTTGAGATGGCGAACGTCAATGTGACGTACCAGGAGATGCGTGACGCGGCCAACCGGCTCACGCGTGGCAAGGAGGAGATCTACAGCAAGCTCACCGAGCTGCAGAACATGGTGAACAACCTGGTCAACGGCGGTTACGTGACGGACGCCTCCTCCAAGCAGTTCGACGAGTCCTACCGCGAGTTCAACGACGGTGCCCAGAAGATGGCCGAGGGCCTGGAAGGCATGGGCAAGTACCTGACGGCGGCGGCCGACACGTTCCAGCAGGCGGACGACGAGCTGGCGAAGGCACTGCGCAAGTAGCTTTTTCGCAACGGGGGAGGGGCGGCCGTGGGTGGTCGCCCCTTTTTGCGTGGGCTGTCGAGTGCAGGGATCGCTACGAGCGGCATGCCTTATGTGCCCGCTTCCGGCGGGGCGAGGTCCGCATGCTCCCGCGGGCACCGGTCGTCGCTGGCGCTCCTCCCTGCACGATCCGTGGCCGCAAGGTCAAAGGCCGTGTTCAGGGCCCGGGTCGGGCGCTGTCGCGCCCGAGATCGCGGCGTATGAGTGCCCGGAGCCGGGCAGCCCGCAGCGGCTCCGGGAACGGCGGGCTTCGCCGATGCGGAACAGAGCAGCTGCGGAGACCGCCGGACGACTGGATGCCCGATGCGGCACGACGCCGGTCGGTGACAGAACGCCGGTGGAGCCCACCGGACGGCTGGATGCCGCGGCTGACCGCATGACGCCGGACGCCGGCGGCGCCGGAACGCCGGGTGCTGACCCGCGGATCGCGCCGGCCGGGTGTTACTCGGGGACCTGGACCGTGATCGGCTCGCCGTCGCCGAGGTGGAGGAGGGCTCGGCCGGGACGGATCGGCTGGCCGACCGAGGTGCGCTGGAGGCGGAGGCCGATCAAGTCGCCGTCGGTGCGGCTCTGTGGGGAGAGCAGTGCGCCGCGGCGGCTGCGGCGGGCGTCGACCAGCCAGCCGCTGAAGCCGACGCTCAGGTCCTCCGGGTCGCCCGCGTAGATCAGCGCGAGCCGGCGGGCCTCGCCGTTGCGGATCACGTCGCGCAGCTCGGCCGAGGCGGCGGCGTCGCGGAGCGCGGCGGCGTCGTCGACGACCAGCAGCGCGCGGCCGGTGACCTGTGCCAGCGCCGTGGTCAGCTCCTCGGACGTGACGTCGCCGCCGGTGAAGACCGCTATCACGCCGGGGTGTCCAGCCAGGTCGCGGACCGGGGACGTGCGCGGTGCCAGCACGATCACCTGCTGGCCGGCGTCCAGTGCGGACCGGGCCATTGCCACCAGCATGGTGCTGCGGCCGGACTTCGCCGGGCCGCCGACCGCGAACGACGGCACGCCGGACGCCAGATCCGGGCCGAACGCGGTCAGCTCCTCACCGCCGACCCCGGCCAGCACCCATCCGGCCCCCGGATCAGCGCCGCTCCCGGTGCCCGTGCCGGCCCGCGGCAGGCGTGCGGCCTGGTCGTACGGGATCTGGCTGGGTACCTCGCCGAGCCGGAACGCGCGCCGGGACTGCGGGACGTCCGCGTCGCGGCCGGCGGCCCGACGGCCGATCTCGGTCAACGCGGCCGCCTGGGCCGCGCCGCTCGGGTCCGGGGCCAGCAGCGCTACCTGCACCTCGATGCCCGTCTCGGCGCGGAACGCGCGACCCGGCGCGGTGTTCTCCGGCAGGTTGCGCGGG
This genomic interval carries:
- a CDS encoding LacI family DNA-binding transcriptional regulator, which produces MTTQRTRSLGRPTLDAVAARAGVGRGTVSRVVNGSPQVSPEARAAVQAAIDELGYVPNRAARALVTQRTDSVALVVSESGDRVFGEPFFAGIVRGISSGLLETQMQLWLAMAQSPAERERVEHHLTNQHVDGVLLLSLHDSDPLPTLLEQRNLPAVLGGRPARMLQPGAQAAYFVDVDNAGGARLATEYLIAGGRQRVATIAGPQDMGVGVARLAGYREAVRLSGRAPAEDLIAYGDFSEGSGTAAMRRLLELAPDLDAVFVASDLMACGALRALREAGRRVPADVAVVGFEDSPIARQADPPLTTVYQPVEEMGRQMARLLVARIRREPMERPYVLLDTHMVPRASA
- a CDS encoding amino acid-binding protein, whose product is MLLRVRVTLPDRPGALGQVARTLGVAGADIVQVVVLERLGGRAVDDFTVVWPGAARVERLMAGLAAIPGVQVDGVWRAIGAPVAGGHDAELLAQVAANPADGLATLVDAVPGLLAADWAAAAMVPADWASRAAAPRTAGAEDEAGREPDVAYASWRAPEPPRLPEVTPLRARSLTGPDGTRYAVAPFGRAGLVLVVARTDGDNLSAASFHVTEVDRISQLVRAAAVILGDRLDLITPQTV
- a CDS encoding YrhB domain-containing protein, coding for MIDVSQARTLAEARVREIEDPATPLVLTDPESPREFPWAWAFSYNSVRYLRTNAFSDLVPAGPIIVLKDGSDVWIANSAPPLEQWLNIYAAQHGLAPLPVPRSSPFS
- a CDS encoding toxin glutamine deamidase domain-containing protein gives rise to the protein MTRPTDWHVLDMDGDPTPGDPARVRQLAARFHDFADTANRARLAVESLQGDGALLAWVGKSGDAFREQFGDFPNQVNKLYRSHLMAGDALEAFAPELERTQAQADRALADGRIAAEKLTSLKGALSIAEADFTGAAKAAEAARAETVRPDPDQVAAAVRDAGAAQAKRNAAQDRVDGAQSELDLAKQLAMQAKQMRDSASNTCVRQIEDASDAGIQPRNFWQKLGDAFKEIWNIICEVAQWVALVAGIIGMIIGGPLAWIALAAGAILLIKAIVDFSQGKGSVMDLVLGILGVIPGVKGLTSLSKLSALYKAGGMKEIGKAALQGMKTMAKDMVTVVKAAGAGALTIVKALGDGSAAALAGLKNVNRVVTGAIDTGKVGDYIPAGLTSGGFGALPVPKLPPVTVTPGKTFKQHFDDLAAVRTQTETAHLQAIRNDFANRVNADTLRIEQASKADLQLAINKINTDAAAKLNAEKLRIENDFTTGLAAQSDRVKIDAAADLSIAKNDIDMRFDGLRTTRPDELRNASDSKLHADELAVQNSYAGRIDPIDADLKRITDQADEIKTVAQSPAAQADPARFQAVYGDAMKHLDLEYSRLTTEKANLQADLATDLGTLRTDTATKLADDQAAAIRELDVQRLDEIRLAEKASADGVTADVAALTKNLEAQRDLDLQNVTTGIENTRLADVKAAEAQADITKNLDLANSLQTHQAAELAEINAFTKDLDLQFDAANTHLNHQMLDALGENVGNVKVLHEGSPYGLPGDLGTVIEKNLPKLDQINVNKVPTDVNCTICVQRVDDYIKHDTVTVAHKIPATRPLSTIEANYPGMTFHQVPGADYGRVVADMAASPPGTVGIIGYKIGGTTDGHVMNVWNRDGRIMFVDGQTGRLGYLPPLTSQGSELWFTRIP
- a CDS encoding WXG100 family type VII secretion target; this translates as MANVNVTYQEMRDAANRLTRGKEEIYSKLTELQNMVNNLVNGGYVTDASSKQFDESYREFNDGAQKMAEGLEGMGKYLTAAADTFQQADDELAKALRK